A single genomic interval of Arthrobacter globiformis harbors:
- the groL gene encoding chaperonin GroEL (60 kDa chaperone family; promotes refolding of misfolded polypeptides especially under stressful conditions; forms two stacked rings of heptamers to form a barrel-shaped 14mer; ends can be capped by GroES; misfolded proteins enter the barrel where they are refolded when GroES binds) has product MAKIIAFDEEARRGLERGLNILADAVKVTLGPRGRNVVLEKKWGAPTITNDGVSIAKEIELDDPYEKIGAELVKEVAKKTDDVAGDGTTTATVLAQALVKEGLRNVAAGADPLSLKRGIEKAVEAVTAELLNSAKEIETKEEIAATASISAGDDEIGALIAEALDKVGKEGVITVEESNTFGLELELTEGMRFDKGYISAYFVTDTERQETVLEDPYILIVNSKISNVKELVAVLEKVMQSSKPLLIIAEDIEGEALATLIVNKIRGTFKSVAVKAPGFGDRRKAQLADIAILTGGQVIAEEVGLKLETAGLELLGRARKVVVTKDETTIVEGAGDADQIAGRVSQIRAEIENSDSDYDREKLQERLAKLAGGVAVIKAGAATEVELKERKHRIEDAVRNAKAAVEEGIVAGGGVALIQAGLKAFANLNLTGDEATGANIVRVAIDAPLKQIAFNAGLEPGVVVDKVRGLPAGHGLNAATGEYVDLLAAGINDPVKVTRSALQNAASIAGLFLTTEAVVADKPEKNAPAMGGGDEMGGMGGF; this is encoded by the coding sequence ATGGCCAAGATCATTGCATTTGATGAAGAGGCACGCCGCGGTCTTGAGCGGGGCCTGAATATCCTCGCCGACGCCGTCAAGGTCACCCTCGGCCCGCGTGGACGCAACGTCGTCCTCGAAAAGAAGTGGGGCGCCCCCACGATCACCAACGATGGTGTATCCATCGCCAAGGAGATCGAGCTGGACGATCCCTACGAGAAGATCGGCGCTGAGCTGGTCAAGGAAGTTGCCAAGAAGACGGATGACGTCGCAGGCGACGGCACCACCACGGCCACCGTCCTGGCCCAGGCACTGGTCAAGGAAGGCTTGCGCAACGTCGCGGCCGGCGCTGACCCGCTGTCCCTCAAGCGCGGCATCGAGAAGGCCGTTGAAGCCGTCACCGCCGAACTGCTGAACTCCGCCAAGGAAATTGAAACCAAGGAAGAGATCGCAGCCACGGCTTCCATCTCCGCCGGTGACGACGAAATCGGCGCCCTTATCGCTGAAGCCTTGGACAAGGTGGGCAAGGAAGGCGTCATCACGGTCGAGGAGTCCAACACCTTCGGCCTCGAGCTGGAGCTCACCGAAGGCATGCGCTTCGACAAGGGCTACATCTCCGCTTACTTCGTCACGGACACCGAGCGTCAGGAAACGGTCCTCGAGGACCCGTACATCCTGATCGTCAACTCCAAGATCTCCAACGTCAAGGAACTGGTTGCTGTCCTGGAAAAGGTCATGCAGTCCAGCAAGCCGCTGCTGATCATTGCCGAGGACATCGAGGGCGAGGCCCTGGCCACCCTGATCGTCAACAAGATCCGCGGCACCTTCAAGTCTGTTGCCGTCAAGGCTCCGGGCTTCGGCGACCGCCGCAAGGCCCAGCTGGCCGACATCGCCATCCTCACCGGTGGCCAGGTCATCGCCGAGGAAGTCGGCCTGAAGCTGGAGACCGCCGGTCTCGAACTGCTGGGACGCGCCCGCAAGGTTGTCGTGACCAAGGATGAGACCACCATCGTTGAAGGTGCCGGCGACGCCGACCAGATCGCTGGCCGCGTTTCCCAGATCCGCGCCGAGATCGAAAACTCCGACTCCGACTACGACCGCGAGAAGCTGCAGGAGCGCCTGGCCAAGCTGGCCGGCGGCGTTGCAGTCATCAAGGCCGGTGCCGCCACGGAGGTTGAGCTCAAGGAGCGCAAGCACCGCATTGAGGACGCTGTCCGCAACGCGAAGGCTGCCGTTGAAGAGGGCATCGTCGCCGGTGGTGGCGTTGCCCTGATCCAGGCAGGTCTCAAGGCATTCGCCAACCTGAACCTGACCGGCGACGAAGCAACCGGTGCGAACATCGTCCGCGTTGCCATCGACGCGCCGCTGAAGCAGATCGCCTTCAACGCAGGCCTCGAGCCCGGCGTTGTCGTCGACAAGGTCCGCGGCCTGCCCGCAGGCCACGGCCTGAACGCAGCAACCGGCGAATACGTCGACCTGCTGGCCGCCGGCATCAACGACCCCGTCAAGGTAACCCGCTCTGCCCTGCAGAACGCCGCTTCCATTGCCGGTCTGTTCCTCACCACCGAGGCCGTTGTAGCCGACAAGCCGGAGAAGAACGCTCCCGCCATGGGCGGCGGCGACGAGATGGGCGGCATGGGCGGCTTCTAG
- a CDS encoding ribonuclease HI family protein, whose translation MTITAAADGSALGNPGPAGWAWYVNDDCWRAGGWPHGTNNQGELMAVLDLFRSTAHLPDEDLHILCDSQYVINSVTKWMPGWKRKGWRKADGKPVLNVDILKDIDRELAGRKYRFEWVKGHAGHELNEAADERARAVAIAYQQGVAARSGPGFPDAEPATGRRAVKEGRGEGGIPSLFESETPTRAEAGTPARAEAGTRLRSESETPALFGSGEPDLFSELGADVFAESPEGATPEETVEALERELLRPDVRSDIGRTGQLLHPDFTEIGTAGRFWTRDAMMMSLEESPAGPVDLDVLSADRIGTDTVLLTYRSYSRAGSALRSSLWVLDGEQWRLRFHQGTPEA comes from the coding sequence GTGACGATTACTGCAGCAGCCGACGGTTCGGCATTGGGAAACCCGGGTCCCGCGGGGTGGGCCTGGTACGTGAACGACGACTGCTGGCGGGCTGGCGGCTGGCCGCACGGCACCAACAACCAGGGTGAGCTGATGGCCGTCCTGGACCTCTTCCGCTCCACGGCACACCTCCCGGACGAGGACCTGCACATACTTTGCGACAGCCAGTACGTGATCAACTCCGTGACGAAGTGGATGCCGGGATGGAAGCGCAAAGGGTGGCGCAAGGCGGATGGCAAACCCGTGCTGAACGTGGACATCCTCAAGGACATCGACCGGGAGCTCGCCGGGCGGAAGTACAGGTTCGAATGGGTCAAGGGCCACGCGGGGCACGAGCTGAACGAAGCCGCCGACGAGCGCGCCAGGGCCGTGGCCATCGCCTACCAGCAGGGCGTTGCCGCCCGCTCAGGTCCGGGATTCCCCGACGCGGAACCGGCAACGGGCCGGCGGGCCGTCAAAGAGGGCCGCGGCGAGGGCGGTATCCCTTCGCTGTTTGAATCCGAAACACCCACCCGCGCGGAAGCCGGCACTCCCGCCCGCGCGGAAGCCGGCACCAGGCTTCGCTCCGAGTCCGAAACCCCGGCTCTCTTCGGCTCCGGAGAGCCTGATCTCTTCAGCGAACTGGGCGCCGATGTGTTTGCGGAATCACCGGAAGGCGCCACGCCCGAAGAAACTGTCGAGGCCTTGGAACGCGAGCTCCTCCGCCCGGATGTCCGCAGCGACATCGGGCGGACGGGTCAGCTCCTGCACCCTGACTTCACGGAAATCGGGACAGCCGGACGCTTCTGGACCCGCGACGCCATGATGATGTCACTCGAGGAAAGCCCGGCCGGTCCTGTCGATCTGGACGTGCTCAGCGCCGACCGGATCGGCACGGACACGGTCCTGCTGACGTACCGCAGCTACTCCCGCGCCGGCTCAGCCCTGCGAAGCTCACTGTGGGTCCTGGACGGCGAACAATGGCGCCTTCGGTTCCACCAGGGCACGCCTGAAGCCTGA
- a CDS encoding WXG100 family type VII secretion target gives MSIISVDTELLQVKSANVKATVDRISADVQAMKHGLDELQATWRGAAATNFQALVAEWTLTQGKVEASLASINLALSSAADTYAQAEQGNAQRFS, from the coding sequence ATGAGCATCATTTCCGTCGATACCGAGCTACTGCAGGTGAAATCAGCCAACGTCAAGGCGACCGTTGACCGGATCAGCGCCGACGTCCAGGCCATGAAGCATGGGCTGGATGAACTGCAGGCCACGTGGCGCGGTGCGGCTGCCACCAACTTCCAGGCGCTCGTTGCCGAGTGGACGCTGACACAGGGCAAGGTCGAGGCCTCCCTCGCCTCCATCAACCTGGCTTTGTCGTCGGCTGCCGACACCTATGCGCAGGCGGAACAGGGCAACGCGCAGCGCTTCAGCTGA
- a CDS encoding sensor histidine kinase, giving the protein MMALLLVALAVTGTGALTLLRGYLEGQVDDKLRAAVDAAQRQRSISPIANPVVPSDYTVTLYYPGAGPTPIDDKDDRPDIASVSVNEARESDVRPYQVRGTDGKNWRVVAVPVVVGSEQQRAVVVIGLPLSPVDEVLRHATLVVVGVGLLTLILAFFIANWTVTRSFRPLARVEKTAAAIAAGDLSRRVDVENPSTEVGRLGRSLNAMLAHIEAAFAARMASEDRMRRFAADASHELRTPLVTIRGYSELYRHGALQSPEDVASAMGRIESEAKRMGSMVEDLLLLARLDEQRPLQCKPIDLQLLAHDAVVDTQASERKRTITLTGLHNGSAEPAPVLGDEAKLRQVIGNLVGNALRYTPGGTPIELAVGVRRADDGSAQSVLEVRDHGPGISDAEAPKVFERFYRADTSRTRETGGSGLGLAIVAAIVGSHGGSVRVEGTDGGGATLVVSLPFREDSPDADNIEADSIGTFSDSVAGDSNASGDRAAGGNRLSR; this is encoded by the coding sequence ATGATGGCCCTCTTGCTGGTGGCCCTGGCCGTGACCGGGACAGGCGCGCTGACGCTGCTGCGCGGCTACCTTGAAGGCCAGGTGGACGACAAACTGCGGGCTGCCGTCGACGCCGCCCAGCGGCAGCGCTCCATCTCCCCCATTGCCAACCCGGTAGTGCCTTCGGATTACACGGTGACGCTCTACTATCCGGGAGCCGGACCAACGCCCATTGACGACAAGGATGACCGCCCCGACATCGCGTCCGTCTCCGTCAACGAGGCCCGTGAGAGTGATGTCCGGCCGTATCAGGTTCGGGGCACCGACGGTAAGAACTGGCGCGTGGTGGCTGTTCCCGTGGTTGTTGGCAGCGAACAGCAGCGCGCAGTGGTGGTCATCGGGCTGCCGCTGTCCCCGGTGGATGAGGTACTGCGCCACGCCACCCTGGTGGTGGTGGGTGTTGGGCTGCTGACGCTCATCCTGGCCTTCTTCATCGCCAACTGGACGGTGACCAGGTCCTTCCGCCCGCTTGCCAGGGTGGAGAAGACCGCCGCCGCCATCGCCGCCGGCGACCTGTCGCGCCGCGTCGATGTGGAGAACCCGTCCACGGAAGTGGGCCGCCTGGGCAGGTCCCTGAACGCCATGCTCGCGCACATCGAGGCGGCCTTCGCAGCCCGGATGGCCTCCGAAGACCGGATGCGCCGGTTTGCCGCGGATGCCTCCCACGAGCTACGGACCCCGCTGGTGACGATCCGGGGTTACTCAGAGCTCTACCGGCACGGCGCGCTGCAATCCCCGGAGGATGTGGCCAGCGCCATGGGCCGGATCGAGAGTGAGGCCAAACGGATGGGCTCCATGGTGGAGGACCTTCTGCTGCTGGCACGGCTCGACGAGCAGCGGCCGCTGCAGTGCAAGCCCATCGACCTGCAGCTCCTCGCCCACGACGCCGTGGTGGACACCCAGGCCAGCGAACGGAAGCGCACCATCACCCTGACCGGCCTGCACAACGGCAGCGCCGAACCGGCGCCGGTGCTCGGCGACGAGGCGAAGCTGCGCCAGGTTATCGGCAACCTGGTGGGCAATGCGCTGCGCTACACGCCCGGGGGAACACCCATCGAACTCGCCGTGGGCGTCCGGCGGGCCGACGACGGTTCCGCCCAGTCCGTCCTGGAGGTCCGGGACCACGGCCCCGGAATCTCCGACGCGGAGGCGCCCAAGGTCTTTGAGCGCTTCTACCGGGCCGACACGTCACGCACCCGGGAGACGGGCGGCAGCGGGCTGGGCCTTGCCATCGTGGCCGCCATTGTAGGCTCGCACGGCGGCTCCGTCCGGGTGGAAGGTACCGACGGCGGCGGCGCAACACTCGTGGTCAGCCTCCCCTTCCGGGAGGACTCCCCAGACGCGGACAACATCGAAGCGGACAGCATCGGGACGTTCTCGGACAGCGTTGCGGGAGATAGCAATGCCAGCGGGGACCGGGCTGCCGGCGGGAACCGGTTATCCAGATAG
- a CDS encoding response regulator transcription factor: MKKNSAEAKLLVVDDEPNIRELLSTSLRFAGFEVVSAGNGREALAAVEAHAPDLAVLDVMLPDMDGFTVTRRLRAAGKHFPVLFLTAKDDTEDKVTGLTVGGDDYVTKPFSLDEVVARIRAVLRRTQPLLEDDEAVIRVDDLELDDDAHEVRRGGKVIELSPTEFKLLRYLMLNPNRVLSKAQILDHVWEYDFNGDASIVESYISYLRRKVDIDPDAPALIQTKRGVGYVLRTAEKR; encoded by the coding sequence ATGAAAAAGAACAGCGCCGAAGCGAAGCTCCTCGTGGTTGATGACGAACCGAACATCCGCGAGCTGCTCTCCACGTCATTGCGCTTCGCCGGCTTTGAAGTGGTGTCCGCGGGGAACGGGCGGGAGGCGCTGGCTGCCGTTGAGGCGCACGCACCCGACCTCGCGGTGCTGGACGTCATGCTTCCGGACATGGACGGCTTCACCGTCACCCGCCGGCTGCGTGCGGCAGGCAAGCATTTCCCTGTCCTCTTCCTGACCGCAAAGGACGACACCGAGGACAAGGTCACCGGGCTGACGGTGGGCGGGGACGACTACGTCACCAAGCCCTTCAGCCTTGATGAGGTGGTGGCCCGCATCCGTGCCGTGCTCCGCAGGACGCAGCCGCTGCTGGAGGATGACGAGGCCGTTATCCGGGTGGACGACCTGGAGCTCGACGACGACGCCCACGAGGTGCGCCGCGGCGGCAAGGTGATCGAGCTGTCCCCCACCGAATTCAAGCTGTTGCGGTACCTGATGCTCAATCCGAACCGGGTCCTGTCCAAGGCACAAATCCTGGACCACGTCTGGGAATACGACTTCAATGGTGACGCCTCCATCGTCGAGTCCTACATCTCCTACCTGCGGCGCAAGGTGGACATCGATCCCGACGCCCCGGCCCTCATCCAGACCAAGCGCGGCGTCGGCTACGTGCTGCGGACAGCCGAAAAGCGCTGA
- a CDS encoding DNA repair helicase XPB, producing the protein MNDGPLIVQSDKTILLEVDHEQATAARHAIAAFAELERAPEHMHSYRLTPLGLWNARAAGLDAEKVLDTLLTYSRFPVPHSLLIDIEETMSRYGRLRLEKDPQHGLVMRTSDYPVLEEVSRAKKIQPLLGPRIDAETVVVHSSQRGQLKQLLLKIGWPAEDLAGYVDGTPHPIMLDESDWKLRPYQRLATENFWAGGSGVVVLPCGAGKTLVGAAAMATSSTTTLILVTNTVSARQWKDELLRRTSLTEDEIGEYSGAVKEVRPVTIATYQVLTTKRGGLYPHLELVDGHDWGLIIYDEVHLLPAPIFRMTADLQARRRLGLTATLVREDGREGEVFSLIGPKRYDAPWKDIEAQGYIAPADCVEVRVDLPKDERVAYAMAEDADKYRLCATSETKTLVAEQLVAHHRGEQVLVIGQYIDQLDELGERLDAPVIKGETSVKARQKLFDAFRAGEVQTLVVSKVANFSIDLPEASVAIQVSGSFGSRQEEAQRLGRLLRPKQDGRAARFYSLVARDTLDQDFAAKRQRFLAEQGYAYRIMDAKDVESC; encoded by the coding sequence GTGAATGACGGCCCCCTGATTGTCCAGAGCGACAAAACCATCCTCCTCGAAGTGGACCACGAGCAGGCGACGGCGGCCCGGCACGCCATCGCGGCTTTCGCCGAACTGGAGCGCGCACCCGAGCACATGCACAGCTACCGACTCACGCCGCTGGGGCTTTGGAACGCCCGGGCCGCAGGGCTCGACGCCGAAAAGGTGCTGGATACGCTGCTCACCTATTCCCGGTTCCCCGTTCCGCACTCGCTGCTGATCGACATCGAAGAAACCATGTCCCGGTACGGCCGGTTGCGGCTGGAGAAGGACCCCCAGCACGGGCTGGTCATGCGCACCAGCGACTACCCGGTGCTGGAGGAGGTCAGCAGGGCCAAGAAGATCCAGCCGCTGCTGGGCCCGCGCATCGACGCGGAGACAGTGGTGGTCCATTCCTCCCAGCGCGGCCAGCTGAAGCAGCTGCTGCTGAAGATCGGCTGGCCCGCGGAGGACCTGGCGGGCTACGTCGACGGGACGCCGCACCCCATCATGCTCGACGAGTCGGACTGGAAGCTCCGGCCGTACCAGCGGCTGGCCACGGAGAACTTCTGGGCCGGCGGCAGCGGCGTCGTCGTGCTTCCCTGCGGCGCCGGAAAGACGCTGGTGGGCGCCGCGGCGATGGCCACGAGCTCCACCACAACGCTGATCCTCGTCACCAACACGGTCTCGGCGCGGCAATGGAAGGACGAACTGCTCAGGCGGACCTCGCTGACCGAGGACGAGATCGGCGAGTATTCGGGCGCCGTCAAGGAAGTCCGCCCGGTGACCATCGCAACGTACCAGGTCCTCACCACCAAGCGCGGCGGCCTGTACCCGCACCTTGAGCTCGTCGACGGCCACGACTGGGGCCTGATCATCTATGACGAGGTCCACCTGCTGCCCGCGCCGATCTTCCGGATGACGGCGGACCTGCAGGCGCGGCGACGGCTCGGCCTGACGGCGACGCTGGTGCGTGAAGACGGCCGGGAGGGGGAGGTTTTCAGTCTCATCGGCCCCAAGCGCTACGACGCGCCATGGAAGGACATCGAGGCCCAGGGCTACATCGCCCCCGCGGACTGCGTGGAGGTACGCGTGGATCTTCCCAAGGATGAGCGCGTGGCGTATGCCATGGCCGAGGATGCGGACAAGTACCGGCTGTGCGCCACATCCGAGACGAAGACCCTCGTGGCCGAACAGCTGGTGGCGCACCACCGCGGCGAGCAGGTCCTGGTGATCGGGCAGTACATCGACCAGCTCGACGAGCTCGGCGAGCGGCTGGATGCCCCGGTCATCAAGGGCGAAACCTCGGTCAAGGCCCGCCAGAAGCTCTTTGACGCCTTCCGCGCCGGGGAAGTCCAGACCCTTGTGGTGTCCAAGGTGGCCAATTTTTCCATCGACCTGCCCGAGGCCTCGGTGGCCATCCAGGTCTCCGGCTCCTTCGGTTCGCGCCAGGAGGAGGCCCAGCGGCTCGGGCGTCTGCTGCGGCCCAAACAGGACGGGCGCGCGGCACGGTTCTACTCACTCGTTGCCCGGGACACCCTGGACCAGGATTTCGCTGCCAAGCGCCAACGTTTCCTTGCCGAGCAGGGCTACGCCTACCGCATCATGGACGCCAAGGACGTCGAATCCTGCTGA
- a CDS encoding cold-shock protein — protein MPTGKVKWYDKDKGFGFLAGEDGQEVFLPKSALPAGVTELKAGTRVEFGVADGRKGAQALGLRVLEKTPSIAKAKRPSARDLAPLVQDLVTVLDNLSGTLSSGKYPDSNKGKAIAAALRKVADELDA, from the coding sequence GTGCCTACCGGCAAGGTCAAGTGGTACGACAAGGACAAAGGTTTCGGATTCCTCGCGGGCGAGGACGGACAGGAAGTGTTCCTTCCCAAGTCGGCGCTGCCCGCCGGAGTTACGGAACTGAAGGCCGGCACACGGGTTGAGTTCGGCGTGGCAGACGGACGCAAGGGCGCCCAGGCCCTCGGCCTACGCGTCCTCGAAAAAACGCCGTCCATCGCAAAGGCCAAGCGCCCCAGTGCGAGGGATCTTGCCCCGCTGGTGCAGGACTTGGTGACGGTCCTAGACAACCTCTCCGGCACGCTGTCGTCCGGCAAATACCCGGACAGCAACAAGGGCAAGGCCATTGCCGCCGCCCTGCGTAAGGTTGCCGACGAGCTGGACGCCTAG
- a CDS encoding DUF3027 domain-containing protein, translating to MNPEPEQAESKVEPKAPKRRTGVPVWRTGKPDAVLAAAVDAARTAIEGIAEASEIGDHLAARTEGDRVVTHLFESRLPGYLGWQWYAVLTRNSRSKVITVNELGLLPSEDSILAPEWVPWAERVRPEDAQDQDEQEAPAEASTGSETEPDAETGADAEAEPDTETGVDAETEPSGETQPDAQERD from the coding sequence ATGAACCCGGAACCTGAACAGGCCGAATCCAAGGTGGAACCCAAGGCACCCAAGCGCCGCACCGGTGTCCCGGTGTGGCGAACGGGGAAGCCTGACGCCGTGCTGGCCGCTGCCGTGGACGCGGCCCGGACCGCCATCGAAGGCATCGCGGAGGCATCCGAAATCGGGGACCACCTGGCCGCCCGGACCGAGGGCGACCGCGTGGTGACGCACCTTTTCGAATCACGGCTGCCGGGATACCTCGGCTGGCAGTGGTATGCCGTCCTGACCCGCAACTCCCGCTCCAAGGTGATCACGGTCAACGAGCTTGGCCTGCTCCCGTCCGAAGACTCGATCCTCGCCCCGGAATGGGTGCCGTGGGCCGAGCGCGTACGCCCTGAGGACGCCCAGGATCAGGACGAGCAGGAAGCTCCGGCTGAGGCCTCGACTGGTTCTGAAACAGAGCCCGACGCCGAAACAGGGGCTGACGCTGAAGCAGAGCCCGACACCGAAACAGGGGTTGACGCTGAAACAGAGCCCAGCGGCGAAACACAGCCCGACGCTCAAGAACGCGACTAA
- the serC gene encoding phosphoserine transaminase encodes MSDTSITIPANLLPKDGRFGAGPSKVRPEQIEALSAAATTLLGTSHRQAPVKNLVGSVREGLSTFFRSPEGYEVVLGVGGSTAFWDVASFGLVEEKAQHLSFGEFGSKFAAATNKAPFLAESSIIKSEPGTCPAPKAEAGVDVYAWPQNETSTGVAAPVQRVNGADEGALVLVDATSAAGGLDVDVAQTDVYYFAPQKNFASDGGLWLGLFSPAALERAERVKASGRWIPDFLDLKTAIDNSKLNQTYNTPSLSTLVTLDAQVQWLNANGGLDFAAGRTADSAGRIYKWAEASEFATPFVANAAERSNVIATIDFDDSIDATAIAKVLRANGIVDTEPYRKLGRNQLRIATFVAIEPSDVSALLECIDYVVGELKK; translated from the coding sequence GTGAGCGACACGAGCATCACTATTCCCGCAAACCTCCTGCCCAAGGACGGACGGTTCGGCGCCGGTCCCTCCAAGGTCAGGCCTGAGCAGATCGAGGCGCTCTCCGCGGCCGCCACGACGCTCCTGGGCACGTCCCACCGCCAGGCCCCGGTGAAGAACCTCGTGGGATCCGTCCGCGAAGGCCTGAGCACCTTCTTCCGTTCCCCCGAAGGCTACGAGGTTGTCCTCGGCGTCGGCGGTTCCACCGCATTCTGGGACGTCGCCAGCTTCGGCCTCGTGGAAGAGAAGGCACAGCACCTGTCCTTCGGCGAGTTCGGGTCCAAGTTCGCTGCGGCCACGAACAAGGCGCCGTTCCTTGCGGAGTCCTCCATCATCAAGTCCGAGCCCGGCACCTGCCCCGCCCCCAAAGCCGAGGCCGGCGTTGACGTGTACGCCTGGCCGCAGAATGAGACCTCAACGGGTGTTGCCGCGCCCGTCCAGCGGGTGAACGGCGCCGACGAGGGCGCGCTGGTGCTGGTGGACGCAACCTCGGCTGCCGGCGGCCTCGACGTCGACGTGGCCCAGACAGATGTCTACTACTTCGCACCGCAGAAGAACTTCGCCTCCGACGGCGGGCTGTGGCTGGGCCTCTTCTCCCCGGCCGCGCTGGAGCGGGCTGAGCGCGTCAAGGCCAGCGGGCGCTGGATTCCGGACTTCCTGGACCTGAAGACTGCCATCGACAACTCCAAGCTCAACCAGACGTACAACACCCCGTCGCTGTCCACGCTCGTCACGCTGGATGCCCAAGTGCAGTGGCTGAACGCCAACGGCGGCCTGGACTTCGCCGCCGGACGCACGGCCGACTCGGCCGGACGCATCTACAAGTGGGCGGAAGCTTCCGAATTCGCCACGCCGTTCGTTGCCAATGCCGCCGAGCGTTCCAACGTCATCGCCACCATCGACTTCGATGACTCGATCGACGCCACCGCCATTGCCAAGGTGCTCCGCGCCAACGGCATCGTGGACACCGAGCCCTACCGGAAGCTGGGACGCAACCAGTTGCGCATCGCCACCTTCGTGGCCATCGAGCCGTCCGATGTCTCCGCCCTGCTGGAGTGCATCGACTACGTGGTGGGCGAACTGAAGAAGTAG